The following DNA comes from Candidatus Poribacteria bacterium.
CATCGCCACTATTTTCGGTGTGTTCGTTGCTTTCTGGGTACAACTCCATCTTTATTACCAATTCGGGGCGGATTCTGGCTATTTTGGACCCTGGGCACTCGGCTACGGTAGGCAATACTTCAGCCGATTGACAAACTGGATTACATATCCGCTTGACACGGACTGGATCGGCGTAATATTCATGGGCATTGGCTTTTCTGTGATGATGGTACTGACATATCTCCGTGTCAAATTCTTCTGGTTGCCGCTGCATCCGCTCGGTTATGTGATGGCGAGCAATCAAGAGATGTCCGACCTTTGGATTCCCTTGCTCATTGCATTGTCCCTAAAATGGCTCATCCTTCGGCACGGTGGCATTCAAAGTTATCGGCGCGCCATTCCCTTCTTTTTAGGATTAGTGCTCGGTGATTATCTCATGGGAAGCACGTGGAGCCTCCTAAACGTCCTTTTGAACACCACGATGTATCAGTTCTACCCATAGAAACAATCAAAGATCAAAAATAACCTGAGCGAACCAACTCCCATCAGGCTTTTGCACAACCTGCAACTGATGATATGTGACACTCTTAATCTCAGTATAGACCTCGTGTTTATCGAAGTTTGCCGGTTCGCCGTAAACTGTCGCTGATACCTCCGTTTCGCTGCACTGCTGAACCGCTGCGCGCTTAAAGAAGATCTCCTTCGTCTCGTGCTGAAAGATGAGTTCATCGAGCCACGCCACAAAAAGGTCTTCCACAGATTCAGCCGTGAGGCGAATTTGGATAGACGCTATCTCATCAACTGTCTCCACGACTGCTATTGTCTCAAAGAGTCCCTGTGCGGCGTTGGTCAGGAATTCGGACAGGTTTGTTCCTCTAACCCGTAGTCCCATATCAGCCGTATGTTCAACGTATTCATAAGGTTTCATGTTGTTCTCCATCGTCACGATTTTTCTTCTCACCCGCAACATCATACCCCGAAATTCCGATCCTGTCAATTCTCAAAAGTACTTTGTAGGAGGACTTTGTAAGCCCGATTTCTTCTGTCAAAACTTCGGCATTTTCACTTGATTTTACATCCAATCTATGTTATCTTATTCTATCAGGTGTAATGGCTTTATGTCCCAATCCTATGAAATACAGTATAATGATGTTGAAAAAGAGGTAAGATGATGGCTTCTGTCTATATCTTGGTGAATAAAGACATGCCAGGGTTGATAAAGATTGGGCGTACAAGTGGTGCCGCTAGTGAACGTGCGAAAAAACTTTCACAATCAACCAGTGTTCCAAGTCCATTTGAGGTTGCCTATGAGACCCCTTGTGATCAAGCAAAACAGCTTGAACGGACTATGCACCGCCAACTTGCTCAATATCGTCGTCCACGCCGAGAGTTCTTTGAATGTTCAGTGGAATATGCCATTTCTTTGCTTGAACATTATTCTCTTGATATTCTGAACAATCACCCATGGAACCAGAAGGCGAAGGAGCTGCTGAACAAATTACCGGAGAACGAGGCGGTGGCGTACCCGGAAGCACTGTATCTTCTTCAGCTCGCGAAGTGGGGGCTGACGTATCTCCCGGAGTATCAGATGAGCAAACCGATCCCTCGGTTGCCACACGTGCCGAGGGACACGCTGAACAACGATCTGTACGAAACGATAGATGCCCTGATGCACGTACGGACACCGAAAGAGGCGATGGAATTCATACTGGAGACACCGTGGGACGAATCGGACAAAGCACTCTCGGAGTTTCAGAAGGTGACAGAAGCGAACGAAGGGGCAGCACAGATACTTGAAAACCTGACGGAACGGCTGCGGTGGTGGACAGCGACCCCGACGGATTAGAATTTTCAATTTACTGACGACTGATAGCTAATAACCGACAACCAATCATGAACAAACTTTACTTTGGCGATAACCTCGAAACCCTACGCAAACTCAACGCAAACGCGTCCACCTCATCTGCACCTAACTCTTAAGGTAAAGCGAAAACAAGTTTATGAATAACCAGTACGAACATGTTGAGAAGCCACTCACACCGGGCATAGCTAAAAAACTCATCCAAGAGTTATTTGCAGGACGGACTGATCAAAAACAGAAAATAATAAGCGATGTAGAAAAAACGCATCAGGAACGGGGTGGATTGCCCTCACGGGCCCAATTTAACAATCCTGTCACGCTTGCACTGTACAATATGAGACGAGAGGGGGAAGCAAGAAATCCTGATAAAAGTGATAATTGGTTGATCCCTTCAAGCACTAAGGACGAAAACGTAGATTCCGAACCTGACAATTTAGATTTAGATCCTGAGAAGATCATCGGCTCCGGCAAACAATCAGTCTATCTTTATTATTACCCAGCGTATCGAGATTTAGCTGAATTGCAAGATGAAAAAGTATGGGCATGCAAGATTGGCAAGACGAGGTACGACGCTGTCAGCAGAATTAGATCACAAACGCGCACAGCACTCCCAGAGTATCCCAAAGTTGGTCTTATTATTAAAACAGATGAGTTAAGATTGATGGAGAATACCATACAAAATATTTTGAAACTCCAAGGTAAACACAAGCAAGATGCTCCTGGAACAGAGTGGTTCATTACTTCCCCGAGCGAAGTTGAGCAAATATACAAAAACAATTTTGAAAATTCGTAGTAAATCGGATCTATGTTCACCTGTAGAGGTAGATCTACTACTTTGTCCATATAACCAATACGTAAGGAGAACAATTATGTACATCGTGACGGATGACTTGGAAATCATAAACTTCTATCAGTACAAAAATTTGAGTGTAGAAGGGGAGGACCCTGGCAAAGGTCAACTCGTCTTAACAGCGCAGGATGGATCCAAACGCGTCATTGCTGAATTTGCTGAATTTGAGGAAGCATACAATCTCTTTGCAGACATCCGTGATGCCCTTGCGGCAGGAGAAACATACTATAGTTTAGAGACATACTTAGATGAAAATCCATTCAGAGTCCCGGCTCAATAACCGGAGAGACATACCAATGAACAAACTCTACTTCGGTGATAACCTTGAAATTCTATGTGAGATGGGCGAGGGGAAAAGTATCACACTACCCGCTATCTGTGCAGGTAACATAAACTGAAAAGGAGTATATAATGCAATTATGGGAAGATCAGACAATTGTACATGCACTTAAGCATGCGCTGAAAAATTATGACTACTTAGAATACGATGAAGAGGCTTCCAAGCGTATCAATGGGCTAAAGGTAAAAGTTAAAAGGGATCAATTAAGTGCTAAACGCGATATTTCAGTCGCTGGGAGAATTTGTAGAGTTTTAGAAAAGGAAACTGGAAGACGTTTTTTCGTACCCAGCGTCGTCACTCATGGGGGACAAAATTGGAATACGGACTGGACCTATTTCAACGTGCGCGAACAACCATTCCATAAAAATGTAAAGATAACGTATCCAAGCGATAGGACTGACCCTGTCATAGTGGAGTGTTATGTCGGAGAGTATATGAATCTTTTTGTAGGTGATCCACAAATCACGCAGTACGCCGATGCAAACGGAGAAATAAAAGTTGAGTTTCGCGTTATTGACCGAAAGACAGGGGATACTACGTTGAGCGAAGCAAAGAATATAGCACTTGACTTGTTAGCAAAGACAGCAGCTGAAGTGATAGCTAAGTCTGCCCAATAGAGGTATAATTCATGATGGACTGGCTAAATGCTAACAGTGGCGCGCTAACAGTGATTGCTACTTTTGTACTCGTGTTTGTTACAGGGTGGTACGTTCACCTGACAAGGGAACTTCTAAAAGCCTCCTACAAACCAGAAGTTGTCGTCTACCTACGTGCCTCTCCAACGTTTATCCTTGAGAATTTACAGGTCAATGAAACGACGCTTTGTGTAAAAAACACTGGTCAGGGTGTTGCCCGTAAAATTGAGTTTGGAGATAATCTTTCTTTTGCTCCCTATGGTGGTGAACCGCTTGAAAGTATTGGCTTCCTCAAGAATGGAATTGATGCCCTCGCACCGGGACAGGAGAGAAGACAGAGTGAACCCAGTGTAGCAGATCGATCTGGTGACTTGAGCCAATTGCAGGTTGCAATCAAGGTTACTTATGAAGATGCACACGGGAAAGAATATTCTGATACTTTTCCTCTCGATTTCACCGAGCCAGATTTGTTGCCGACTCAAGGTGACCCCTAATGAACAAACGCTACTTCGGTGATAACCTCGAAATCCTAATTTTAGAGACGATTTTTGAATCGTGCCTTAGCCTAAAACTGAACGATTCTGCTAACAACTGACAGCCGACTGCTGACGGCTGACAACCAATCATGAACAAACTCTACTTCGGCGATAACCTCGAAATCCTACGCGAGATGGACGACGAACGCGTTCACCTGATATGCACCGACCCACCCTTCAACAGCGGACGCGACTACAACGCCTTCATCGGTGATTCCCTTGCACAGAAGAAAGCGTTTACCGATACATGGACGTATGACACCGCTGCACAGGATGCGCGCACCGACATTGAATCACGAGCCATTACCAGCGACACTTATAAAGCACTTGACAACTGCCTCAAGGGTTACGACTTAGTGCTGCAAAACGCTGTATCTGGCAATAGTGGTGCAATGCGTGCCTACCTCGCCTTCATGGGACCCAGACTTGCCGAGATGCACCGAGTCCTCACACCCACCGGCAGCATTTACCTCCACTGCGACCCGACCGCAAGCCACTATCTCAAAGGCGTAATGGACGCTATCTTTGGTGTAGAGAACTTCAGGAACGAGATTATCTGGCAGCGTACGAATGCACATAACGACGGCAAACAGTATGGCAGAGTCCACGATACGATTCTGTTCTATAGCAAAAGCAGCAAAACGGTATGGAACCCTGTCTATATGGAGCATGATCCGGAGTACGTAAAAAGGGCTTATCGCTATAAGGACCAAAGAGGTCTCTACCAAGTAGGGGATCTGAACGCATCTGGAATTAGGCATGGTGAATCTGGAAAACCTTGGCGGAGCGTAGATCCGAATGCCGTAGGTAATCACTGGCGAGCACCGCGTAGAGAAGCCTGGCCCGAAGGTGTTGAACCACCTGACAATTATGAATCCCTTTCTGTTCACGAAAAACTGGATGCGTTGGATGCGAACGGTTTAATTTACTGGCCCCCGAAGGGAAATATCCCAAGGTTTAAGCGGTATTTGTCTACCTCAAAGGGAAGAAGAGTGCACGATATTATGACAGACATAAACCCCCTCACAAGCAAATCTAAGGAGCACCAAGGTTACCCGACGCAAAAGCCACTTGCACTTTATGAACGCCTGATAGCTGCCTCCAGCAACGAAGGCGACATTGTGTTGGATCCGTTCTGTGGCTGCGGCACGACAATTGATGCCGCCCATGCCCTCAAACGGCAGTGGTTGGGCATAGACCTAACAATCCTTGCACTTGATCCGATGCGGCAACGGTTGGCAGATCGGCACGGGTTAGAGCCGTCCGTTGACTACCAAATCGAAGGCTATCCGACGAACATGCAGGAGGTCCACAGACTCTTAAAGGAGGGAGACAAACGGAAATATCACGACTTCTCGAATTGGGCGGTGACACGGCTTGGACTGAGACCGACGAAAGATGTCGGTGATGGCGGACTCGACGGCGTTGGACACGTCACGCTCTGGAATCCGCAGCAGATGAAAGAGACGGATGCGCGCATTCTCGCTGAGGTCAAGACCGGTAAACCTACCATTACCCAAGTCCGCGCCTTCTGCCGTGTGATGGATAAGAACAACGCTGAGGTCGGTATTTTTATCACCATTGAACCCGTCACCGCGAAAATGCGGCAAGAAGCACAGGATATGGGCAGTTTTGAACACAACAAGAAATCCTACCCTCGCCTCCAATTCTGGCGGATAGATGATACCTACTTCGAGAACCCGGATATTATCAATACCCTCGTCCGCTTACCAGATGCATGGCGAATCCGCCCCACCCAGAAATCGGAACGCCACTTCGATAGTCAGCAGATACGATTCTTACGGGGATAAACGAGCGTCCTGTTTTCCACATCTTCCGGTCCTAACCACGGTAGGAGCAGTTTCCTAACCGCTCCATACGTGTCGATTTTAGAAAAAACACCTCATAGCATTGTAGGTTGGGTTGAGCGGAACTGAGAAAAATGATACCGACACCCCGAGCACATTTTACCACTCTACTCCGTTTTATCAGTCAAGGAAATAGCGAAACCCAACGGAAACTTACGGCTATGTTTGTAGTGTTTGAGGCAAAGAGCGTTGGGTTTCACTGATTTTCTCTATATCTATGCGGGTATATTAGGTTTGATATCCTTTGAAATACCTGCCCTTGCTTTTCAACTCCGCTCAACCCAACCTACGGGACTAAAATCCTGCAAATCCTGATTCTGAGAAATTAACAATCAGCAATCAAAAATCCGTTACGTCCCACCCCTTTGCTGGTGAGGTTGTAACCTCGCCCTAATGCTCCTAACCGCGTCTGCGCGTACAAAGCGCACCTACCGATAACCGACAACCAACAAACCACAAATCCGTTGACAGAAACGGTTTTTTGGAGTATAATTATAAAGGCTTGGGCGTGGCTTGTCGCGCCTACCTTACTTTCGGGATAGCATTCTACGATGCTATTTTAGGACAAAACTAAACTTACGCGCGCACCGCAGACAGTAGTTAACAGCAGGTTTTGACTTGCAAGCTGCACTAAAAAAGCGAGGGATGACAATGTCAGCAGCAAATTTGAAACAGCGGATACATAACGGGGAACACGTCTATGGCGCTAACGTCTCTATGGCAACAACCGCCGACGCGCTCGTCTCCAGAGTCGAAGACGGGGGTTACGATTTTGTCGCCGTAGATAGTCAGCATTCTCCATACAACGAAGATCGGCTCGTTGCTTTCTGTAATATGGCGAATGAATTGGGGATTCCCGTCAACTTTCGGATTAAGCATACCCGAAACACCTATCTCATCGGCAACTACCTTGATTTGGGTCCCACTGGCATTGAGGTGCCGCAAGTTGAATTGGACGAAACGGTAAACGAAGCCGTTGCCGCGTTCTACTATCCACAGCAGGGTATCCGAAGTTGGGGTGGTGCCCCACGGGTCAATTCCGCAGGCAAAGAACGGCTCGAATACGCCGACTGGTGGAATTCCAATGGTATCCTCTGGATGCAAATCGAATCTATAGAAGCTGTCACACATGCACGATATCTCGCTAAACCCGGTGTTGACTGTCTCTCCTTCGGTCCCGCTGATTTGACATTTAGCATTGAGAGTCATCCGAATCATGCGCTCCAAACCGTGGATGCCTGCGTTGAATACGTCGCGCGCGCCTTGGAAGGAACGACAACTGCTGTCTGCTTTAGAAATGGTAACCCCAGCACACGTCAAAAGTATGCGGACATGGGCGTTACCGTCTTTTTGGAATAGCCATCAGTTTTCAGTTCCGTTTTTCTGCGAAAAACCTTTCAGCTATCAGTTTTCAGTCTTCAGTTAAAAGAAGCGTTATGGCAGTGATAAATAAAGCGACCACCACAAGAAATTAACTGATAACTGGTAACTATTAACACTCCTCCGTCAAATCCGCATGCTTTAGCTTGTGGGATGTAGACGGCGTAAGGCGTGAAAGCCAATTTTAATTTGAGATTCACAAAAAAATGTAGTATCATTAGAGTATCCGTTGGACCGACATGTTTAGCATTATCGCTTGGTAATGTGTCGGTCCCACCCACTAAACAGGGGTAAAAACGGCTAATGGATTCATCATGAGAAAGACACACAAATACAAACTTCAATCACAATCTAATACACTCAAGATTGCTAATATGCTTGACGATATGTGGCAGATACACGTGCATATCCTGCGGCTTGCGCGTAGGTATTATCGCATGTTTGGTAAAAACCTATTTGCGTATCGGATAAATGCTCATATTGCGAAACTCAAAAAGCGAACGAAACCGCATTGGAAAGACCTCCCAAGCCAAGTTGTTCAAGACGTTGTATTGCGTTACGGCAAAGCACAAGACGCATTTTTTCAGAATATCAAAGACCGAAAAGCAGGTTTGACGAGACGTAAAGTCGGCAGACCGAAAATAAAACCACAACATAAATACAACTCCATGACGTTTACACAAGCAGGATACACACTTGACGGAAACCGTATCAAAATCAACTGTATAGATACATGGTTCTCTTTCCACAAACACCGTGAAATCAAAGGTGTCATCAAATCTTCGGAAGTGCCGTTGTCGAGGAAGCACAAGCTCCTACCTTCAGGTAGTGGGTACCATTGACGAACATGTTGAATTACGGATTGGTAAGCACAGCAATAGGAGAAGACCGAGAACGATTGCTTGAGGGCATCCGACTATTAGCGAAAATCGCGCACAAACACGGTATACCCATAACATGGGCGATCGACACCCAGTCTGCTCCAGTTGTTGCGAAGTTGCTTACGACACTGCACACGGACTTTGAACAGTGTGGGGGCGACGCTCCGTTGCTGATGCTCAATGTCAAACCGATCTGGGACACAAACTGGGAGGAAGAAAGAAACGCGAATCCGGGTGCCAGTACAGAAGCCATGGCGACGCATCTCGTCAAGATGCGAGAGCGGTTACCGGTGTATATAACCAAGGAATCCGAAAAACTGAAGCGCGCAATGCCTTGGGCAGAGCCTAATGTCGCAGGCGCAATCTTCAAGAATGATGTTTTTCTGCGCGCGCTTAAACAGACCGGGTTTCGGGGACTCTGGGGCTATCATTGGAATCAACAAGATATTGATGAGACCGATCCCAAGGCGCAAGAAGTGGAAATTGACCGTGGGGGGTTCGGGTGCTTTTATCCGCTTGAGGCACCAACGTCCGCTGATACTATTGCAATGCAAGGTACTGCTGATGAGAACCGCGCGCAATCGTTTGAGAAAATTGTTGGCATCCCTTACCATACCGCCGGTCATCTTGCCGAGGATACACATAATCTTCGCGCCGCACTCTTAAATGGAACGGCACAGCAGCATTACGATACCTATTTGGAGAACACGGCGTGGAATCAGTGGCTCGGTTATGTAGAACATATTAATCCGCTCACCGTTGCACATCTCGGACAAGACGGACTTGACCGACTGGATGCATACTTCGCACACGTCGTGAGTGTTGAAGAAACGAAGCCGCTACTGCTCTCTCAAATGGTTGACGATTACATAGCGCATTGTAAACTAACCGAACCGGTGGCTGTTGTCGGTACAAGTA
Coding sequences within:
- a CDS encoding archease; the protein is MKPYEYVEHTADMGLRVRGTNLSEFLTNAAQGLFETIAVVETVDEIASIQIRLTAESVEDLFVAWLDELIFQHETKEIFFKRAAVQQCSETEVSATVYGEPANFDKHEVYTEIKSVTYHQLQVVQKPDGSWFAQVIFDL
- a CDS encoding GIY-YIG nuclease family protein, which encodes MNNQYEHVEKPLTPGIAKKLIQELFAGRTDQKQKIISDVEKTHQERGGLPSRAQFNNPVTLALYNMRREGEARNPDKSDNWLIPSSTKDENVDSEPDNLDLDPEKIIGSGKQSVYLYYYPAYRDLAELQDEKVWACKIGKTRYDAVSRIRSQTRTALPEYPKVGLIIKTDELRLMENTIQNILKLQGKHKQDAPGTEWFITSPSEVEQIYKNNFENS
- a CDS encoding DNA methyltransferase: MNKLYFGDNLEILREMDDERVHLICTDPPFNSGRDYNAFIGDSLAQKKAFTDTWTYDTAAQDARTDIESRAITSDTYKALDNCLKGYDLVLQNAVSGNSGAMRAYLAFMGPRLAEMHRVLTPTGSIYLHCDPTASHYLKGVMDAIFGVENFRNEIIWQRTNAHNDGKQYGRVHDTILFYSKSSKTVWNPVYMEHDPEYVKRAYRYKDQRGLYQVGDLNASGIRHGESGKPWRSVDPNAVGNHWRAPRREAWPEGVEPPDNYESLSVHEKLDALDANGLIYWPPKGNIPRFKRYLSTSKGRRVHDIMTDINPLTSKSKEHQGYPTQKPLALYERLIAASSNEGDIVLDPFCGCGTTIDAAHALKRQWLGIDLTILALDPMRQRLADRHGLEPSVDYQIEGYPTNMQEVHRLLKEGDKRKYHDFSNWAVTRLGLRPTKDVGDGGLDGVGHVTLWNPQQMKETDARILAEVKTGKPTITQVRAFCRVMDKNNAEVGIFITIEPVTAKMRQEAQDMGSFEHNKKSYPRLQFWRIDDTYFENPDIINTLVRLPDAWRIRPTQKSERHFDSQQIRFLRG
- a CDS encoding GIY-YIG nuclease family protein; protein product: MMASVYILVNKDMPGLIKIGRTSGAASERAKKLSQSTSVPSPFEVAYETPCDQAKQLERTMHRQLAQYRRPRREFFECSVEYAISLLEHYSLDILNNHPWNQKAKELLNKLPENEAVAYPEALYLLQLAKWGLTYLPEYQMSKPIPRLPHVPRDTLNNDLYETIDALMHVRTPKEAMEFILETPWDESDKALSEFQKVTEANEGAAQILENLTERLRWWTATPTD
- a CDS encoding aldolase/citrate lyase family protein; this encodes MSAANLKQRIHNGEHVYGANVSMATTADALVSRVEDGGYDFVAVDSQHSPYNEDRLVAFCNMANELGIPVNFRIKHTRNTYLIGNYLDLGPTGIEVPQVELDETVNEAVAAFYYPQQGIRSWGGAPRVNSAGKERLEYADWWNSNGILWMQIESIEAVTHARYLAKPGVDCLSFGPADLTFSIESHPNHALQTVDACVEYVARALEGTTTAVCFRNGNPSTRQKYADMGVTVFLE